In Ruminococcus sp. HUN007, a genomic segment contains:
- the cysK gene encoding cysteine synthase A, which produces MIYNNILEAIGHTPMIRLNRMNKPGSADVLVKFEGLNVGGSIKTRTAFRMIKKAEQAGRIKEDTIIVEPTSGNQGIGLALVGAVKGYKTVIIMPDSVSEERRKLVEHYGAQVILIHDDGDIGACIQECLNTALRMAAEDPRVFVPQQFENPDNTKAHKYHTALEIMEEAAVTIDGFCSGIGTGGTITGIGEVLKAQNPDITIWAVEPENAAILAGGTIGTHLQMGIGDGIIPKILNQNIYDDICIISDEDAIKTAKDLARLEGIMCGISSGTNVAAALRMAEKLGEGKTVVTILPDTAERYFSTPLFE; this is translated from the coding sequence ATGATCTATAACAATATACTGGAAGCTATCGGGCATACACCGATGATCAGACTCAACCGTATGAACAAGCCGGGCAGTGCAGATGTTCTTGTAAAGTTCGAAGGGCTCAATGTCGGCGGATCGATCAAGACAAGAACAGCTTTCAGAATGATAAAAAAAGCTGAACAGGCCGGAAGAATTAAGGAAGATACCATTATTGTTGAACCAACAAGCGGAAATCAGGGTATCGGTCTTGCACTTGTCGGGGCGGTTAAGGGCTATAAAACCGTTATCATTATGCCGGACTCAGTAAGTGAAGAACGCCGTAAGCTCGTTGAACACTACGGCGCACAGGTAATTCTCATTCATGACGACGGTGATATCGGCGCCTGCATTCAGGAATGTCTTAACACTGCTCTTCGAATGGCAGCAGAAGATCCGAGAGTTTTTGTTCCGCAGCAGTTTGAGAACCCGGACAATACCAAGGCGCACAAGTACCATACAGCACTCGAGATAATGGAGGAAGCGGCAGTTACTATCGACGGCTTCTGCTCAGGCATCGGTACAGGCGGCACCATAACAGGAATAGGTGAGGTGCTTAAGGCACAGAATCCTGATATCACTATCTGGGCAGTTGAGCCGGAAAATGCAGCTATTCTTGCCGGCGGTACCATAGGTACACATCTTCAGATGGGTATAGGCGACGGTATTATTCCGAAGATACTCAATCAGAATATATATGACGACATCTGCATTATCAGTGACGAGGACGCTATTAAAACCGCCAAGGATCTTGCACGTCTGGAAGGCATCATGTGCGGTATTTCCAGCGGCACCAATGTTGCGGCTGCTCTTCGTATGGCTGAAAAGCTGGGAGAAGGTAAAACTGTTGTTACTATTCTGCCTGATACAGCTGAAAGATATTTCTCAACTCCGCTTTTTGAATAA